A part of Augochlora pura isolate Apur16 chromosome 1, APUR_v2.2.1, whole genome shotgun sequence genomic DNA contains:
- the LOC144468613 gene encoding polycomb protein Sfmbt isoform X1: MYPSGKGMDICMNSVYASIPGLPELGMVWMGDMMVHGEPTHELMLDPRQAESPFFSHGSNPYEDIRNHQIAPTMVRYLPPQYSNECSEADEAMEAVDVQEIQQEYDSQSERQEMTDYLSLEDYMGDEEREQVVTNAATQTTQDNRNRKIKPIKHPGLVLKTPIAYQPHTDLNFIPIRKDGIAVCEKCGAIGVKHAFYTKERRFCSRACARSSEHTAPTADSTYSPSHSVEPPISVNPTSPTESSIVKQALGNEETDVNEQIEQGKDKEKDEGKEKVISEPVMPEDLPVRRKRTAEMAGSYDWTPQLVEPGFCAAPVSCFKHAPISEIWDNITVGMKVEVENTDCDEVCEAFPDSFWVATVLRISGYRALLRYEGFGLNADKDFWVSLCSNDIHPVGWCATIGKPLIPPNTIANKYKDWKDFLMRRLTGARTLPTNFYNKVNDSMKSRFRCGLHLEVVDKNRISQVKVATIQKIVGKRLHVRYYDSPPEDNGFWCHEDSPLIHPVGWAKRVGQTLDAYPEYLERVSKSKLCEDDSTEDLFYVPKNHHLHLCYTFREGMKIEAIDPLNLSAICAATVMQVLKEDYIMIRIDSYDEDASGADWFCYHSCSPCIFPIGFCSQHGLPLTPPKGYDPTTFTWDAYLTETNTIPAPVQLFNREIPQHGFIEGMRLEAADLMDPRLVCVATITRVIGRLLRVHFDGWEDEYDQWLDCQSPDIYPVGWCDLVDHKLEGPRVLTKNTSPTVKSPRGLKRKAKRKLKKSSKISCAKNILPRHSERISTAREREREIEPAQGVKIERERDVESLPEQRNREPEPAEEPAGPDQTLPSPTTGQGQALNDTQSEIQSPPPPKERTATSYINVTSASSKYIPRLADGVQKSSESGDLVPSEWNVFDVAQFLRVNDCATYCDNFSKRKIDGKTLLTLTKDQIIDLTGFKVGPSLKIYDLIQQLKIKVNPAQERLKLGMKKLL; encoded by the exons ATGTATCCCAGTGGAAAAG GAATGGATATTTGTATGAATTCAGTGTATGCCTCCATCCCTGGATTACCAGAACTAGGGATGGTATGGATGGGCGATATGATGGTACACGGAGAACCCACTCATGAACTCATGTTGGATCCTCGTCAAGCTGAAAGTCCATTTTTCTCTCATGGCTCAAATCCGTACGAGGACATTAGAAATCATCAAATCGCACCTACCATGGTACGATATTTGCCACCACAATATTCTAACGAATGTTCAGAAGCGGATGAAGCTATGGAAGCTGTCGATGTCCAAGAAATACAACAA GAATACGATTCTCAATCTGAAAGGCAAGAAATGACAGACTATTTATCATTAGAAGATTACATGGGTGACGAAGAAAGGGAGCAAGTTGTAACTAATGCAGCTACACAAACTACTCAGGACAAtcgtaatagaaaaataaaacccATAAAACATCCTGGACTTGTTTTAAAAACACCGATTGCTTATCAACCACATACAGACTTAAACTTTATTCCCATTCGTAAAGACGGTATAG CTGTTTGTGAAAAATGTGGTGCTATTGGTGTAAAGCATGCATTTTACACAAAAGAACGTAGATTTTGCAGTAGAGCATGCGCAAGGTCTTCAGAACACACTGCTCCCACTGCAGATTCTACGTATAGTCCATCTCATTCTGTAGAACCACCTATATCGGTAAATCCTACTTCGCCGACCGAATCTAGTATAGTGAAACAa gCTTTAGGCAATGAAGAAACCGATGTTAATGAACAGATTGAACAGggaaaagataaagaaaaggACGAGgggaaagaaaaagttatatcTGAACCAGTGATGCCAGAAGATTTACCTGTAAGAAGGAAAAGAACCGCCGAAATGGCGGGTTCTTATGATTGGACCCCGCAGCTTGTGGAACCTGGATTTTGTGCTGCTCCAGTGTCTTGCTTTAAACAT GCACCTATATCAGAGATCTGGGATAATATAACAGTCGGTATGAAAGTTGAAGTTGAAAATACAGATTGCGATGAGGTATGCGAAGCTTTTCCGGATTCTTTTTGGGTTGCTACCGTATTACGTATATCCGGATACAGAGCCTTATTAAGGTACGAAGGTTTCGGACTTAACGCTGATAAAGATTTCTGGGTATCGTTATGCTCGAACGACATTCATCCAGTAGGCTGGTGTGCAACAATTGGAAAGCCATTGATTCCACCTAACA CGATTGCTAACAAATACAAAGACTGGAAAGATTTTCTAATGAGACGTTTAACTGGTGCAAGAACACTGccaactaatttttataataaagttaacGATAGTATGAAGTCGCGCTTCAGATGCGGACTTCACTTGGAGGTagtagataaaaatagaatctcCCAGGTAAAAGTAGCAACGATACAGAAGATTGTTGGGAAACGTTTACACGTACGATACTATGACTCGCCGCCTGAAGATAATGGTTTTTGGTGCCACGAAGATTCTCCTCTTATACACCCTGTTGGCTGGGCCAAGAGGGTAGGACAGACGTTGGATGCGTATCCTGAGTATTTGGAACGTGTCTCGAAATCAAAACTATGCGAAGATGATTCTACAGAAGATCTTTTTTATGTGCCAAAGAACCATCACCTGCACCTCTGTTATACATTTAGGGAAGGAATGAAAATAGAAGCCATTGATCCGCTTAATCTTTCAGCCATATGCGCGGCAACGGTTATGCAAGTTTTAAAGGAAGACTACATAATGATTCGTATAGATAGTTACGACGAGGATGCGAGTGGTGCTGATTGGTTCTGTTATCATTCATGTTCACCTTGTATTTTTCCAATTGGATTTTGTTCACAACACGGTTTACCGCTTACACCACCAAAGGGCTACGATCCTACTACATTCACATGGGATGCATATTTAACAGAGACGAATACTATACCGGCTCCtgtgcaattatttaatagg GAAATACCTCAACACGGTTTTATTGAGGGAATGAGACTCGAAGCTGCCGATTTGATGGATCCTAGATTAGTTTGTGTTGCTACTATTACTAGGGTGATCGGAAGGTTATTAAGAGTACACTTCGATGGTTGGGAAGACGAATACGATCAATGGTTAGATTGTCAGAGTCCTGATATTTATCCAGTTGGTTGGTGCGATCTGGTTGATCATAAACTAGAAGGGCCCCGTGTACTCACTAAAAACACTAGTCCTACTG TAAAATCACCAAGAGGCCTTAAACGTAAAGCTAAGAGAAAGTTGAAGAAAAGCAGCAAAATATCCTGCGCGAAAAACATTCTACCTCGGCACAGTGAACGTATCAGCACGGCTCGTGAACGTGAACGAGAGATAGAGCCAGCTCAAGgggtaaaaattgaaagagaacGCGACGTGGAAAGCTTACCAGAACAAAGAAATAGGGAACCAGAGCCGGCAGAAGAGCCTGCTGGTCCTGATCAAACATTACCCAGTCCTACCACGGGACAAGGTCAAGCACTAAATGATACTCAAAGTGAAATACAAAGTCCTCCGCCACCGAAAGAAAGAACTGCGACATCGTATATCAAT GTGACGTCTGCCTCTAGTAAATACATCCCAAGGCTAGCAGATGGTGTTCAGAAAAGTTCTGAGTCTGGTGATTTAGTGCCATCTGAATGGAATGTGTTTGATGTTGCACAATTTCTTCGTGTTAATGATTGTGCAACGTATTGCGATAACTTTAGTAAACGTAAAATAGATGGGAAAACTTTGTTGACGCTCACTAAGGACCAAATAATAGACCTGACAGGTTTCAAAGTTGGGCCttccttaaaaatatatgatctTATTcagcaattaaaaatcaaagtgAATCCAGCTCAGGAAAGATTGAAATTaggaatgaaaaaattattataa